A genomic segment from Triticum dicoccoides isolate Atlit2015 ecotype Zavitan chromosome 1A, WEW_v2.0, whole genome shotgun sequence encodes:
- the LOC119326169 gene encoding non-classical arabinogalactan protein 31-like, with amino-acid sequence MAGLVLAKCLLLFSLSAALLSLLGTGASAIGLPQPHAPVNFTIGVQGMVWCKTCRYIGYNANMDASPLKGVEVYLQCRHGPGRLKKVQGASGQGGYFVIQSAQMASFTNDECKVYAESSSSTACGLVDEPAAGEGLPLKFDSFVKHGDGLQALYSVGNFFFRPSNPNKCY; translated from the exons ATGGCTGGGCTAGTGCTAGCCAAGTGCCTTCTTCTGTTCTCACTCTCCGCCGCGCTCCTCTCTCTGCTCGGCACCGGCGCCTCCGCCATTGGCCTGCCCCAGCCTCATGCGCCAGTGAACTTCACCATCGGCGTGCAGGGCATGGTCTGGTGCAAGACCTGCAGGTACATCGGCTACAATGCCAACATGGACGCCTCCCCACTCAAAG GCGTGGAGGTGTACCTGCAGTGCCGGCACGGCCCGGGGCGGCTGAAGAAGGTGCAAGGGGCATCGGGGCAGGGCGGCTACTTTGTCATCCAGTCGGCGCAGATGGCGTCCTTCACCAACGACGAGTGCAAGGTGTACGCGGAGAGCTCGTCGTCGACCGCGTGCGGCCTCGTCGACGAACCCGCTGCCGGCGAGGGGCTGCCGCTCAAGTTCGACTCCTTCGTCAAGCACGGCGATGGCCTGCAGGCGCTCTACTCCGTCGGCAACTTCTTCTTCCGCCCCAGCAACCCCAACAAGTGCTACTGA